A stretch of the Marinobacter sp. JH2 genome encodes the following:
- the rsxB gene encoding electron transport complex subunit RsxB — MWISFLIAVAVLLTLALVFGGLLGFASERFKVEGNPLVDQIDSLLPQTQCGQCGYPGCRPYADAIADGAAINKCPPGGESTIKALADLLDVEPQPLDAEHGAEQAVRVAVIREDECIGCTKCIQACPVDAILGAAKHMHTVIESECTGCDLCVEPCPVDCIDMITVEADIRTWTPPAPSIIATDRQGATV, encoded by the coding sequence ATGTGGATTAGCTTCCTGATTGCTGTTGCCGTACTGCTTACTCTGGCGCTGGTGTTTGGCGGACTGCTCGGTTTTGCCTCTGAGCGTTTTAAAGTTGAAGGCAATCCTCTCGTCGATCAGATCGACTCTCTTCTGCCCCAAACTCAATGCGGCCAGTGTGGCTATCCGGGTTGCCGCCCCTATGCCGATGCGATCGCTGACGGCGCGGCCATCAACAAATGCCCCCCGGGCGGTGAAAGTACCATCAAAGCACTGGCAGACCTGCTCGATGTGGAGCCTCAGCCTCTGGATGCCGAACACGGAGCCGAACAAGCCGTTCGCGTTGCCGTGATCCGGGAAGACGAATGCATTGGTTGCACCAAATGTATTCAGGCGTGCCCGGTCGATGCCATTCTCGGCGCAGCCAAACACATGCACACCGTGATCGAAAGCGAATGTACAGGTTGCGACCTGTGCGTTGAGCCCTGCCCGGTAGACTGCATCGACATGATCACCGTTGAAGCAGATATACGTACCTGGACACCGCCAGCACCAAGCATCATCGCCACTGACCGCCAGGGAGCCACTGTCTGA
- the rsxA gene encoding electron transport complex subunit RsxA, with translation MTEYLLILVSTILVNNFVLVQFLGLCPFMGVSGKLETAMGMSLATTFVLTLASVCSYLAYTYLLEPLDLAFLRTITFILVIAVVVQFTEMVVRKTSPLLYRVLGIFLPLITTNCAVLGVALLNINKNNNFIESVLYGFGAAAGFSMVLVLFAAMRERIAVSDVPVVFRGASIGLITAGLMALAFLGFTGLVAV, from the coding sequence ATGACAGAGTATTTGCTTATTTTGGTCAGTACGATCTTGGTAAACAACTTCGTGCTGGTTCAGTTCCTCGGGCTATGCCCTTTCATGGGGGTTTCCGGAAAATTGGAAACCGCCATGGGCATGTCGCTGGCAACTACCTTTGTGCTGACATTGGCGTCTGTTTGCAGTTATCTGGCCTACACCTACTTGTTGGAGCCACTGGATCTGGCGTTTTTGCGCACCATAACCTTCATTCTGGTGATTGCCGTCGTGGTTCAGTTCACCGAGATGGTTGTGCGCAAAACCAGCCCTTTGCTGTACCGGGTTCTCGGTATTTTCTTACCATTGATCACCACTAATTGCGCGGTACTGGGTGTTGCCTTGCTGAACATCAACAAGAACAACAACTTTATCGAGTCTGTTCTTTACGGCTTTGGTGCGGCGGCTGGCTTTTCTATGGTATTGGTACTGTTTGCAGCGATGCGTGAACGTATTGCTGTATCCGATGTCCCCGTCGTGTTTCGCGGAGCGTCCATCGGTCTGATCACCGCAGGCCTCATGGCACTGGCATTTCTGGGCTTTACTGGCCTGGTTGCGGTTTAA
- the metG gene encoding methionine--tRNA ligase — protein MTQASNQQRDILVTSALPYANGPIHLGHLLEYIQTDIWVRYQKMRGHNCYYVCADDAHGTAIMLRAEREGITPEQLIDRIRQEHQEDFSGFHIQFDNYYSTHSEENQYFSEYIYRQIQANGNIATRKIKQFFDPEKEMFLADRFIKGTCPKCKTDDQYGDNCEACGATYTPAELINPRSAVSGATPVEKESEHYFFKLPEFHNFLSKWTRSGALQPQVANKLAEWLDAGLQEWDISRDAPYFGFEIPDAPGKFFYVWLDAPIGYLASFKNLCNREGIDFEHFWKKDSTAEVYHFIGKDIINFHALFWPSMLHDAGFRTPTAVWAHGFVTVNGKKMSKSRGTFIMARTYLDHLNPEYLRYYFAAKLTGGVDDMDLNLEDFAARVNSDLVGKVVNIASRSAGFITKHFDGQLGQVTEKEKLQEFIDAGEQIAEFYETREFGRAMRRIMELADIANQYVNDEQPWIIAKQEGQDDKLQAICTNAINMFRLLMTYLTPALPETAKASASFLNDRLTWNERANLLENHGIDKFKPLMSRVDMAHVEKMLDASKEEMPAATGQQQAPASDLEPIADEIEFGDFAKVDLRVVKIVKAEHVEGADKLLRLTLDVGHGERNVFAGIKSAYKPEELEGRLTVMVANLKPRKMKFGMSEGMVLAAGPGGKDIFILSPDSGATPGMRVM, from the coding sequence ATGACGCAAGCGAGCAATCAACAGCGCGACATTCTGGTTACCAGCGCTCTGCCCTACGCCAACGGGCCCATCCATCTTGGGCACCTGCTGGAATACATTCAGACTGATATCTGGGTGCGCTACCAGAAAATGCGTGGCCACAACTGCTATTACGTTTGCGCCGACGATGCCCACGGTACCGCGATCATGCTGCGTGCCGAGCGTGAAGGTATTACGCCTGAGCAGTTAATTGACCGGATTCGTCAGGAGCATCAGGAAGATTTTTCTGGTTTCCACATCCAGTTCGACAATTATTACTCAACCCATTCGGAAGAAAACCAATATTTCTCCGAATACATCTACCGTCAGATTCAAGCCAACGGCAACATCGCGACTCGCAAGATCAAGCAGTTTTTTGATCCCGAGAAAGAGATGTTTCTGGCAGACCGTTTTATTAAGGGTACCTGCCCGAAATGCAAGACAGACGATCAATACGGCGATAACTGTGAAGCCTGTGGCGCTACTTACACCCCCGCAGAGCTGATCAATCCTCGCTCGGCCGTTTCTGGCGCCACGCCGGTTGAGAAAGAGTCTGAGCATTACTTCTTCAAATTGCCGGAGTTCCACAATTTTCTGAGCAAGTGGACTCGCAGTGGCGCTCTGCAGCCACAAGTGGCCAACAAGCTGGCCGAATGGCTGGATGCAGGGCTTCAGGAATGGGACATCAGCCGTGATGCGCCCTACTTCGGTTTTGAAATTCCGGACGCACCGGGCAAGTTTTTCTATGTCTGGCTGGACGCGCCAATTGGCTACCTCGCCAGTTTCAAAAACCTGTGTAACCGTGAAGGTATCGATTTCGAACACTTCTGGAAGAAAGATTCCACGGCCGAGGTGTATCACTTCATTGGTAAAGACATCATCAACTTCCACGCTTTATTCTGGCCATCGATGCTGCACGATGCCGGTTTCCGCACGCCAACCGCGGTTTGGGCGCACGGCTTTGTCACCGTTAACGGTAAAAAGATGTCGAAGTCTCGTGGCACCTTCATCATGGCTCGCACCTATTTGGATCATTTAAACCCAGAATATTTGCGCTATTACTTCGCCGCCAAGCTTACCGGTGGCGTTGATGATATGGACTTGAACCTTGAAGACTTCGCAGCGCGTGTGAATTCTGACCTCGTTGGCAAGGTGGTGAATATCGCCAGCCGCAGCGCCGGTTTCATCACCAAACACTTCGATGGTCAGCTCGGCCAAGTGACTGAGAAAGAAAAACTGCAAGAATTCATCGACGCTGGCGAGCAAATTGCCGAGTTTTACGAAACCCGCGAATTTGGCCGTGCGATGCGTCGGATCATGGAGTTGGCCGACATTGCCAACCAGTACGTGAACGACGAACAGCCTTGGATCATTGCAAAACAAGAAGGTCAGGACGATAAACTGCAGGCGATCTGTACCAATGCGATCAACATGTTCCGTCTGCTGATGACCTATCTAACACCGGCATTGCCAGAAACAGCCAAGGCTTCCGCATCGTTCTTGAATGATCGCCTGACCTGGAATGAGCGGGCGAATCTGCTGGAAAATCACGGCATCGACAAGTTCAAACCTCTGATGAGCCGTGTCGATATGGCCCATGTTGAGAAAATGCTGGACGCCTCCAAGGAAGAAATGCCCGCCGCCACCGGCCAGCAGCAGGCGCCCGCGTCTGATCTGGAACCCATCGCGGATGAAATCGAATTCGGCGATTTCGCGAAGGTCGATCTGCGAGTGGTGAAAATCGTCAAGGCCGAGCATGTGGAAGGTGCCGACAAGCTTCTCCGACTGACTCTTGACGTGGGACATGGCGAACGCAACGTGTTTGCGGGTATTAAGTCTGCCTACAAACCGGAAGAACTCGAAGGCCGCCTAACGGTGATGGTTGCAAACCTGAAGCCACGAAAGATGAAGTTTGGCATGTCTGAAGGCATGGTTCTGGCCGCAGGGCCCGGCGGTAAAGACATTTTTATTCTGTCCCCCGATTCCGGCGCGACGCCGGGCATGCGGGTGATGTAA
- the apbC gene encoding iron-sulfur cluster carrier protein ApbC, with the protein MTQITQKALEDAVREYRDPYLNKDLYELGAVKNLTADEQGNVTLMLELPYPSKGIAGGLKQIVANAIEFVDGVESAEVHVAQKIHACKINKEIATVPGVKNIIAVASGKGGVGKSTTAVNLALALQAEGARVGILDADIYGPSIGMMLGVPEGKRPDVRENKYFVPMQAHGLQANSMAFVTTDKTPMAWRGPMVSGAVMQLLQQTLWDELDYLVVDMPPGTGDIQLTLGQKVPVTGTVIVTTPQDIALLDGKKGIEMFRKVDIPVIGVIENMSVHICSNCGHEEHLFGCEGGARIAEEYDTTLLGQLPLHMTIREQTDSGSPTGVAEPDSEVARRYRDIARRVGAELSTRERNLGGTISSVSVVEP; encoded by the coding sequence ATGACCCAGATCACCCAAAAGGCACTCGAAGACGCCGTACGCGAATACCGTGACCCGTACTTGAACAAAGACCTGTATGAACTGGGCGCGGTGAAAAATCTGACGGCAGACGAGCAGGGAAATGTCACCTTGATGCTCGAACTGCCATACCCCTCAAAGGGAATTGCTGGCGGCTTGAAACAAATCGTCGCCAATGCCATTGAGTTCGTTGACGGCGTAGAAAGCGCCGAAGTGCACGTGGCACAAAAAATCCACGCCTGCAAAATCAACAAAGAAATTGCCACTGTCCCTGGCGTGAAAAACATCATCGCCGTCGCCTCCGGCAAAGGCGGGGTCGGAAAATCTACCACCGCCGTCAACCTGGCATTGGCGCTACAGGCTGAAGGTGCCCGGGTAGGCATCCTCGATGCCGACATCTACGGCCCCAGCATCGGCATGATGCTTGGCGTACCGGAAGGCAAGCGCCCCGACGTGCGCGAAAACAAATACTTCGTACCCATGCAGGCCCATGGCTTACAAGCCAACTCCATGGCCTTCGTCACCACCGACAAGACCCCCATGGCCTGGCGTGGCCCCATGGTCAGCGGTGCCGTCATGCAACTGCTGCAACAAACCTTATGGGATGAGCTCGACTATCTCGTAGTTGATATGCCCCCGGGCACCGGCGACATCCAGCTGACCCTCGGCCAAAAAGTCCCGGTCACCGGCACCGTCATCGTCACCACCCCGCAAGACATCGCCTTGCTGGACGGTAAAAAAGGCATCGAAATGTTCCGCAAAGTGGACATCCCGGTGATCGGTGTTATCGAAAACATGAGTGTCCACATCTGCAGCAACTGCGGCCACGAAGAACACCTGTTCGGCTGCGAAGGCGGCGCACGCATCGCGGAAGAATACGACACCACCTTGCTGGGCCAGCTGCCCCTGCACATGACCATCCGCGAACAAACCGACAGCGGTTCGCCAACCGGCGTTGCCGAGCCGGATTCTGAAGTGGCACGCCGCTACCGCGATATTGCTCGGAGGGTAGGTGCGGAGCTGTCCACTAGGGAGCGGAATCTAGGCGGAACGATTTCCAGTGTTTCGGTAGTTGAGCCATAA
- the dcd gene encoding dCTP deaminase — protein MSIKSDKWIRRMSEEHGMIEPFEAGQVRENEKGRVISYGTSSYGYDVRCSNEFKIFTNVHSATVDPKNFDENSFVNVTSDVCIIPPNSFALARTVEYFRIPRSVLTICLGKSTYARCGIIVNVTPLEPEWEGQVTLEFSNTTNLPAKIYANEGVAQMLFFESDEMCETSYKDRGGKYLGQTGVTLPRT, from the coding sequence ATGAGCATAAAGTCCGATAAGTGGATCCGCCGGATGTCCGAAGAGCACGGCATGATCGAACCCTTCGAAGCCGGGCAAGTTCGTGAAAACGAAAAAGGCCGCGTCATTTCCTACGGCACCTCAAGCTACGGGTACGACGTACGTTGCAGCAACGAATTCAAAATCTTCACCAACGTACACAGCGCCACCGTAGACCCGAAGAATTTCGACGAAAACAGCTTCGTCAACGTCACCAGCGACGTCTGCATCATACCGCCGAACAGCTTCGCACTGGCGCGTACCGTTGAATACTTCCGCATCCCTAGAAGTGTGCTCACCATCTGCCTCGGCAAAAGCACCTACGCCCGTTGCGGCATCATCGTCAACGTAACCCCGCTGGAACCGGAATGGGAGGGTCAGGTGACTCTGGAGTTTTCCAACACCACCAACCTGCCAGCGAAAATTTACGCCAACGAAGGCGTCGCCCAGATGCTATTCTTCGAATCCGATGAAATGTGCGAAACCAGCTACAAAGACCGTGGCGGAAAATACCTTGGCCAGACAGGCGTGACCCTGCCGCGGACATGA
- a CDS encoding YjaG family protein has protein sequence MNANQFLKAVSQLQGWRECAYLLALAERAFPNYALFADAVGMKSGGKMRQLLDLAWGTLQLDTSEAAIPQLLSKLETLSPNVDEFDAYGVYPAFDFCQLLEQALLNRLNPNKHRATDASQLATKTVMDFVEMSEGEGMDDDELIRLFEQHPVLKEDKIFQRDTVLALKRQRVPSEDFIEELRNDASNEGVSNLGISLDT, from the coding sequence ATGAACGCCAACCAGTTTTTGAAAGCCGTTTCACAACTGCAGGGCTGGCGCGAATGCGCCTACCTATTGGCCCTTGCCGAGCGCGCCTTCCCCAACTACGCTCTGTTCGCAGACGCAGTAGGCATGAAAAGCGGTGGCAAAATGCGCCAACTGCTTGATCTTGCTTGGGGAACCTTGCAGCTGGACACCTCTGAAGCTGCGATCCCACAATTGCTTAGCAAACTCGAAACTCTAAGCCCGAACGTCGATGAATTCGATGCCTATGGTGTGTACCCGGCTTTCGATTTCTGTCAGTTGCTTGAGCAAGCCCTGCTGAATCGCCTGAACCCGAACAAGCACCGGGCAACCGACGCTTCGCAATTGGCCACCAAAACCGTCATGGACTTCGTTGAAATGTCGGAAGGTGAGGGTATGGACGACGACGAACTTATCCGATTGTTCGAACAGCATCCCGTGCTCAAAGAAGACAAAATCTTCCAGCGCGACACCGTGCTTGCTCTGAAGCGCCAGCGCGTGCCCAGTGAAGACTTCATTGAAGAGTTGCGAAACGACGCGTCGAACGAAGGTGTCAGCAATCTGGGTATCTCGCTCGATACCTGA
- a CDS encoding valine--pyruvate transaminase, translated as MKLSAFGRKFTADAGITSLMDDLGNAMASGEDMIMMGGGNPGHIPEVQQRVQEILANMATDESQVRRLVGVYDPPQGEKQFIAALAELLNEEYGWGLTPENIALTNGSQAAFFMLFNMFGGEYGNGQRKHILLPLAPEYIGYADAGIEQDLFHAVQPDISFTDAHEFKYRVDFDAVEVTGETGAICVSRPTNPTGNVITDEELARLEGMAREHDIPLIVDGAYGTPFPSLLFVDAKPTWNEQIILCLSLSKLGLPAARTGIVIASAPVIKALSGINAIMNLATGSFGAMLAEPLVKSGEILSLSREVICPFYKAKMERAVEAFRVAMGEDSCRWYIHKPEGAMFLWLWFPDLPISSLELYQRLKERGVLVVSGHYFFPGLPDDDWKHRHECLRVTYSQDDEQVAKGLRIIADEVRAVWAEHGVAGQS; from the coding sequence ATGAAACTCTCTGCTTTTGGTCGTAAGTTCACCGCCGATGCCGGCATTACTTCACTGATGGATGACTTAGGAAATGCCATGGCATCTGGTGAAGATATGATCATGATGGGGGGTGGCAACCCCGGCCACATTCCTGAGGTTCAACAGAGAGTGCAGGAGATTCTGGCGAATATGGCCACCGATGAGAGTCAGGTGCGCCGCTTGGTGGGCGTCTACGATCCCCCTCAGGGTGAAAAACAGTTTATTGCCGCGTTGGCAGAGTTGCTGAACGAGGAGTACGGCTGGGGGCTGACGCCCGAGAACATCGCGCTCACCAATGGTAGTCAGGCAGCTTTCTTCATGCTGTTTAATATGTTCGGTGGTGAGTACGGCAACGGGCAGCGCAAGCACATCTTGCTACCGCTGGCGCCGGAATACATCGGTTATGCCGATGCGGGCATTGAGCAGGATTTGTTCCATGCCGTGCAGCCGGATATCTCGTTCACGGATGCCCACGAATTTAAATACCGCGTGGACTTCGATGCGGTTGAAGTGACCGGTGAAACGGGCGCTATCTGCGTGTCCCGTCCCACCAACCCCACGGGTAATGTCATTACGGATGAAGAGCTGGCTCGGCTGGAAGGTATGGCTCGTGAGCACGACATCCCGCTGATTGTGGATGGAGCCTACGGCACGCCTTTCCCGAGCTTGTTGTTCGTGGATGCAAAGCCCACCTGGAACGAGCAGATTATTCTTTGTCTGAGTTTGTCCAAGCTAGGGTTGCCGGCCGCTCGCACCGGTATCGTGATCGCCTCTGCGCCGGTTATCAAAGCCTTGTCCGGTATCAACGCCATCATGAATCTGGCAACCGGTAGTTTTGGTGCCATGTTGGCAGAGCCGCTGGTTAAGTCTGGTGAAATACTGTCACTGAGCCGTGAAGTGATTTGCCCGTTCTACAAGGCGAAAATGGAAAGAGCCGTTGAGGCATTTCGGGTGGCGATGGGTGAAGACAGTTGTCGCTGGTACATCCACAAGCCGGAAGGGGCAATGTTCCTGTGGTTGTGGTTTCCGGATTTGCCGATTTCAAGCCTGGAGTTATATCAGCGCCTGAAAGAGCGGGGCGTGTTGGTGGTGTCGGGCCATTACTTCTTCCCGGGCTTGCCGGACGATGACTGGAAACATCGCCATGAGTGTCTGCGGGTAACCTACTCCCAGGACGATGAGCAGGTTGCAAAAGGGTTGCGCATTATCGCTGATGAAGTGAGGGCGGTGTGGGCCGAGCACGGTGTCGCGGGTCAGTCTTGA
- a CDS encoding DUF3108 domain-containing protein: MQSCKAPIRIFSLLAGLLFFSLAASASTDNSTTSELTPYEASYTASMSKGVSLNGQGIRTLTAQGNNIWLYRTDVDSFIADINESLIFKWENGHVIPLRYRYRLSGFLIKDRKQSIDFDWQKGVATGKYRGKSFEVKLEEGTLDPLGYQLQLHQDLKAGKRDLAYRVLDKGDYDTDRFAVIAEESLSDRGHTMKTLKAEKVREEDSKRQTLMWFDPEQNYLLARLLQVEPDGSEYELRLKDARVQD, from the coding sequence ATGCAAAGCTGTAAAGCGCCAATTAGAATTTTTTCGCTGCTCGCGGGGCTATTGTTTTTTAGCCTCGCAGCCAGCGCTTCAACTGACAATTCCACCACCTCAGAACTGACCCCCTACGAGGCCAGCTACACCGCCTCTATGTCCAAAGGCGTAAGCCTGAATGGTCAAGGCATCCGCACGCTCACAGCTCAGGGCAACAACATTTGGCTGTACCGCACCGATGTTGATTCTTTCATCGCCGACATCAATGAATCCCTCATTTTCAAATGGGAGAACGGGCACGTCATCCCTTTACGCTACCGCTACCGCCTGTCTGGCTTTCTAATCAAAGACCGGAAGCAGTCCATTGATTTCGACTGGCAAAAAGGCGTAGCAACCGGAAAATATCGTGGCAAATCATTTGAGGTGAAGCTAGAGGAAGGCACTCTGGACCCCTTGGGCTACCAATTGCAGTTGCACCAGGATTTGAAGGCCGGAAAGCGTGACCTCGCTTACCGAGTGCTGGATAAAGGGGACTACGACACCGATCGCTTTGCCGTTATTGCCGAAGAAAGCCTAAGCGACCGCGGCCACACTATGAAAACACTGAAAGCGGAAAAGGTGCGCGAAGAAGATTCCAAACGCCAAACCTTGATGTGGTTTGATCCGGAGCAAAATTATTTGCTGGCCCGCCTGCTTCAGGTCGAGCCAGATGGCAGCGAATATGAGTTACGCCTGAAAGATGCGCGGGTTCAAGACTGA
- the purN gene encoding phosphoribosylglycinamide formyltransferase has translation MMADPAPLPKIVVLASGSGTNLQALIEATRERDFPGEIIAVGCNRPGAFALERAAQANIPTFVIDHTKSDSREAFDASLMAELHRHNPDVIVLAGFMRILTPDFVRAFRGRMLNIHPSLLPAYTGLNTHKRVLEAGDKVHGVSIHFVTEELDGGPVIAQSEIRVNEDDTPESLAERVQQQEHLLYPIVLRWFCEGRIQLAADGVQLDGSLLPRPMRLSDS, from the coding sequence ATGATGGCAGACCCAGCGCCGCTACCGAAAATTGTTGTTCTGGCGTCAGGCAGCGGAACCAACCTGCAAGCTCTGATCGAAGCCACCCGTGAACGAGACTTTCCCGGGGAAATCATTGCTGTTGGGTGCAACCGCCCCGGTGCATTTGCACTGGAGCGCGCAGCTCAAGCCAATATCCCCACCTTCGTCATTGATCATACGAAGTCGGATTCACGGGAGGCTTTCGATGCCTCTCTGATGGCTGAGCTGCACAGGCACAATCCGGACGTTATCGTACTTGCTGGCTTCATGCGCATTTTGACGCCCGATTTCGTTCGCGCATTCCGGGGCAGGATGCTGAACATTCATCCTTCGCTTCTGCCGGCTTATACCGGCCTAAACACGCACAAACGGGTGCTGGAAGCCGGCGACAAAGTTCATGGCGTTTCGATTCACTTTGTCACGGAAGAGCTAGACGGCGGCCCCGTCATCGCACAATCCGAAATTCGGGTAAACGAAGACGACACCCCGGAATCACTGGCGGAGCGTGTCCAACAGCAGGAACACCTGCTCTACCCGATCGTTCTGCGCTGGTTCTGCGAAGGTCGCATCCAGCTTGCAGCCGATGGCGTTCAATTGGACGGGTCGCTGCTACCGAGACCCATGCGCCTCTCGGATAGCTGA
- the purM gene encoding phosphoribosylformylglycinamidine cyclo-ligase has product MSEQKPSLTYRDAGVDIDAGNELVNRIKNTATKTRRPEVLGGLGGFGAMVSIPAGYKEPVLVSGTDGVGTKLRLAMQLEKHDTIGIDLVAMCVNDLIVGGAEPLFFLDYYATGKLNVDIAANVVEGIGRGCELSGCALVGGETAEMPGMYEGDDYDLAGFCVGVVERENILDGSRVQSGDVLLALGSSGPHSNGYSLIRKIIEVSGADLSQPLGDTTLADALMAPTRIYVKNLLKLIRDVDVRAMSHITGGGLPENIPRVLPDNTVAAIDTESWELPPVFQWLKDAGGVAAEEMYRTFNCGIGMIVCVPEDQKDLAIDTLNAMGETVWQVGVIENADSNDTASAVRYAPGLLKA; this is encoded by the coding sequence ATGAGCGAACAGAAGCCCTCCCTCACCTACCGCGATGCGGGTGTTGATATTGATGCCGGCAACGAGCTGGTCAACCGCATTAAGAACACCGCGACCAAAACCCGCCGCCCCGAAGTACTCGGCGGCCTTGGTGGATTTGGTGCCATGGTGTCCATCCCAGCCGGCTACAAAGAGCCCGTACTGGTTTCCGGCACTGATGGCGTAGGCACTAAGCTTCGCCTCGCCATGCAACTCGAAAAGCACGACACCATCGGCATTGATCTTGTTGCCATGTGCGTGAACGACTTGATCGTTGGTGGCGCCGAGCCTCTGTTCTTCCTGGATTACTACGCCACGGGCAAACTTAACGTCGACATCGCAGCGAATGTTGTTGAAGGCATCGGCAGAGGCTGTGAGCTTTCCGGCTGCGCACTGGTAGGCGGCGAAACTGCTGAAATGCCAGGCATGTATGAAGGCGATGACTACGACCTCGCCGGCTTCTGCGTTGGTGTTGTTGAACGTGAAAACATTCTTGACGGTAGCCGCGTTCAGTCCGGCGACGTACTGCTGGCCTTAGGCTCGTCAGGCCCGCACTCGAACGGCTACTCGCTGATTCGCAAAATCATCGAAGTAAGCGGAGCGGACTTGAGCCAACCTTTAGGCGACACCACGCTGGCTGACGCTCTTATGGCTCCGACTCGCATCTATGTGAAGAACCTGCTCAAGCTGATTCGTGACGTAGACGTTCGCGCCATGTCACACATCACCGGCGGCGGACTGCCAGAAAACATCCCCCGTGTTCTGCCAGACAACACAGTTGCGGCAATCGATACGGAAAGCTGGGAACTGCCTCCTGTATTCCAGTGGCTGAAAGATGCCGGCGGCGTAGCGGCAGAAGAAATGTACCGCACGTTTAACTGCGGTATTGGCATGATTGTCTGCGTGCCTGAAGATCAAAAAGATCTGGCGATCGACACACTGAACGCGATGGGTGAAACCGTGTGGCAGGTGGGTGTGATCGAAAACGCAGACTCCAACGACACTGCATCAGCCGTTCGTTACGCACCAGGGCTGCTTAAAGCATGA